From a single Pseudobutyrivibrio xylanivorans genomic region:
- a CDS encoding Asp23/Gls24 family envelope stress response protein encodes MQGQMETALGKIVIDTDVIATYAGSVAVECFGIVGMAAVNMKDGLVKLLKKDYLNHGISVDINENNAISLDFHVIVSYGVSIEAVAENLIETVKYKVSSFTGLTVDTINIYVEGVRVID; translated from the coding sequence ATGCAAGGTCAAATGGAAACAGCACTTGGTAAAATCGTTATCGACACAGATGTTATTGCAACCTATGCTGGATCAGTTGCGGTTGAATGCTTCGGCATTGTTGGAATGGCAGCTGTAAATATGAAGGATGGCTTAGTAAAGCTACTTAAGAAAGACTACCTTAATCATGGTATTAGTGTAGATATAAATGAGAACAATGCAATTTCTTTAGATTTTCATGTTATTGTTTCATACGGTGTCAGCATTGAGGCTGTTGCAGAAAACCTTATAGAAACAGTAAAATACAAGGTATCGTCTTTTACTGGATTAACTGTTGATACAATCAATATCTACGTCGAAGGCGTTAGGGTTATTGACTAA
- the rpmB gene encoding 50S ribosomal protein L28 encodes MAKCAVCGKGAHFGNNVSHSHRRSNHMWKSNVKSVKCNVNGTPKKLYVCTSCLRSGKVERA; translated from the coding sequence ATGGCAAAATGTGCAGTTTGTGGAAAAGGCGCTCATTTCGGTAACAATGTGAGCCATTCTCATAGAAGATCCAATCATATGTGGAAGTCTAATGTGAAGTCCGTTAAGTGTAATGTGAATGGAACACCTAAGAAGTTATATGTATGTACTTCTTGTTTACGTTCTGGCAAGGTTGAGCGTGCTTAA